The following nucleotide sequence is from Thermostaphylospora chromogena.
CGGCATCGCCTGATCCACGCCGTGCTCCCGCGGCGGGCTGCGGGGACCCGCCGCGTCGCCGTGCCGTACCACCGGGCCGAGGCAGGCGGGCGGGTCAGGCCCTGTCGTGGGCGGGGTGGACCTCGACGATGTCGGCCAGGGGGAACTCCAGGTAGTCACCGGCCTCCTCGCACCACGCGTCGAGCGTGGTGCCGCGCAGCTCGCCGTGGCTGACGGTGGCGGTCACCCCGTCGACCAGCGTGATCGCGGCGCGCACGCCGCGGTCCACCACGAAGCCGAGCAGCGACTGCTGGGCGGTGGACAGCCGGGTGGCGGTACGACCGATGATCGCCCAGGTGCGGCCCTCCTGCCGGTGAGCGGCATCCCGGGTGGCCAGCAGCCGCCGCGCGTGCTCGCGCGGGTCGGGCGGCGGCTCGGGCAGCGGGTACGGCGGCGCCTCCAGCTCGGCGACCTGCCCGCCGGGCAGCAGGATCAACCGCCCGCCCTGCGGCTCCTCGACCTTGGTCCGGCGGATCGTGATCTCCCCGGCCTCCTCGACGAGGACGGGCGCGTAGCCGCTCTCTCGCAGGGCGGCGAGCGTCTTGTCCGCGGGAACGGAGCTGGCGAGCACGGTCGGGGCGAGCAGCCGCAGGTTGAGCCGGGCCAGCCGCCGGTTGGCGGCGATCTCGGCGAGCAGCGCGGGGTCGGACGCCTGCACGATGCAGGCGGCCGAGGTCACGGTGACCTCGCCGTGCCGCCGGGCGACGTCTTTGATCAGGTAGCTCAGTGGCTGGGGGACCGTGCCCACCCGCTCCAGGTCTTCCAGCAGCTGCTCCGGGGTGTACCCGGCGTCGAGCGCCCGCCGTACGCTCTGGGGGGTGAACCGCCAGACCGACGCCGAGGCGGCGCCGCGGGACTCGCGGTCGGCCGCGCGGTCGAGCACCTCGGCGAGCTCGGCGGAGGGCGGGCCGGTCACGACGGCGGTGAGATCGGCGCCGAACAGCGCGCTGCGCCGCACGCTCGCCAGGGCGCGCGTCGCGCACTCGGTCAGCACGGGGTCGTGTTCGACGGCGGGCACGGCGTCGTCGTTCTCGCGTCCCGCCACGTCGGCGAGGGCGGCCAGGGCGCGGCCCAGGTCGGTGATCGCGTCGTGTGCGATGAGGCCGAGCAGCCGGGCCTCCTCCAGCACGGCGGGGGCGACCTCGGCGAGCAGTTCCTGGTCGAGCAGGGGCGCGTGCCAGTGCACGTGCTGCAGGAGCCCGGCCCGGTCGGCGTAGGCGGTGCTGTCGGGCAGGCGCGCCAGCACGCTGAGGATCGCGCGCCGGATGCGGGCGATGGCGGGACCCGAGGGATCGTCGCCGAGCACGGTGACGTACTTGCCGTCCACCCGGCGCAGCGATGAGCGTTCCATCCGCCACCACGCGGCCAGCAGCACGCGGAGCCGCGCCGCCCCGTCGTCCAGCCGCCAGTGGTCGAACCGGTCGGTGGGCACCAGGCCGCCGACCGGTTCGTCCCAGGCCAGCAACCGGGCGACCGCGCACACCTCGAGCAGCAGCCGGGTCTCGTCCTCGTCGCAGCCGGTCTCCTTGGCGATCCTGCGGGCCTCGCGCACGCCGACGCCGCCGCTTTTCAGCAGGGGCAGCGGGCTTTTGGCGGTGTTCTCCAGCAGGGCGGCGCAGCGCTCCACGACGTGCGGGGCGGCCAGCGCCATCAGGTGGTCGATCTCCTCGGGGTCGACCGGCAGGGTGGCCAGCTCGGGCGGTCGCGTGGTGAAGGGCGGATGGTAGTCGGGCCCGCGGATGGCGAGCGCGACCTCGCGCGGCATCTCGGCGACGTTCCAGGCGGTGCGGAAGAGCAGGCCGTGGTCGGACGCCCACTTCTCCGGGGTGCCCTGTTCGACGAACCGGTCGCCCACGACGTCGCGGACCGGGCCTTCCCAGGCGAACTCCTCCAGCAGCCGCCGGGTGCCGTCGGGGGCGTCGTCGAGCAGCGCGGCGATCCGCGCGGGGTCGACGAGCACCTCTCCGACCCGGGCGGCGATCTGCTGCTTGGGACCGTGCGCGGGCAGGCCGAGGACCTTGCCGAGGGAGCGCAGCGCGTCGACGCTGATCGTCCAGGAGTTGAGGTAGTGCGCGAGCGGCTTGCCGAGACCGCAGGGGGTGGGCCACCGGCGGGCCACCGCTCCTGCCAGGTGGATGCGCCCGGTCGGGTCGGGCCAGGCCAGCGCGTGGTCGTAGAGCTCGTCGAGCCAGTGGTGTACGTCGTCGGCGGGTGCGTCGAGCAGCGCGGCGAGAGCGCCGGGTGTGGCCTCGGAGCCGAGGACGAGGCACGCCTGGGCCAGCTCCAGGCACGGCAGGGGGAGGTTGTGCAACGCATCCACGGCCGCCGTGCTGTCGCCGAGCCGCTGAGCCAGGGTGTCGAGCCGCCGCGGCCACGGCGCGGCGATGGCGTCGGGCCGGTTGGCCAAGACTCGGGCGAGCCGGTCCTCGTCCAGGGATTTCAGCCAGCCGAGCAGGTGATCATCCATCTCTCAGCTCTTTCGGGGCGTCTCGCGCAGGACTCGCCGTGCGCCGTAGGGAACCACGGTAGTGCAGATCACCCCCGCACAGGGTTGAGCGGATCGGAATGGAAGGCGTCACATGAACCTGGCATAGCCGTCTTCTCCGCGGATCGGTATGAGTCCGGCGTCACTCGTGACCCGATGAACCGGCCGCGGGTGGCGCTCGTCTGCCGGCAGCCGGGCGTGGGTGACCCGGCGTGGGCGGTCGCTCGTCGAGATGTGTGACGCTTGTCGCGTTAACTGGAACTTTTCCTGTCCGGCGGCCGATCGTCAATGCTCCTCGACGGAAGATCGTCTTAAGGGCTGGAGGGGGCCCGCCCGGGGCATCGCCGCGGGCGCGTACGGCGGGCCCGCCCGCGCGCGGTCGCCGGGGTCCGCCTCGCGCATCGCCCGCGGGCGTGGCGGGGCGGGTCGAGGGGAACGGGGCGGCCGTATCGGCGAGGATCGGCTCGGCAGGGAAGAGGGCCGGCCTTGGAAGGGCTGTGTTCATCGGTGCGGGCGGCTACCGCCGCGCCGGGAGAAGAGGGCGGTGGGCCCGGGGACGCCCGCGGGTGGGGGAGGGACGTCCCCGGGCCCACCGAGGGGGGAGGCGCCGACACGAGGGGAAGGACGGCGCCCGAGGGGTGGCTCTATGCCGCTATGACCGCCCAGACGATCTTGCCGTACGGGGCGAGCGGGGCCCAGCCCCAGCGTTCGCTGAGCGACTGGACGATGTGCAGACCGAGACCGCCGGGCTCCAGCGGGCCGGGGTGACGCAGCACGGGGGCCGCGGACCCGGGGTCGGCGATGGCGCACGCCACCATGTGGCCGCGCCGGATCAGGGACAGCCGCACCGACGCGTGGGGACGGCGGTCGGCCAGGCGCAGCCCGTGGCGCAGCGCGTTCGTCGCCAGCTCCGAGACGACAAGCTCGACGTTCTCCCGCAGCTCGGACAGCCCCCATCCGGCCAGCGTGCCGGCGGCGAAGGCGCGGGAGCGCTGGATGGAGTCGGGCCGCGGGGAGAGCACGTACGTGGCGCTCGCGAGATCCACGGGGTCGGAGAGGCCGGTCAGGAGGTCGCGGGCGGCGTCGGGCCACCAGCCGACCGGCGGCCGCCAGTCGAGCGTCGTCCATTGGGCGTGCGTGAGCACGGCCCCGGCGTTAGCGGACTGCACAGGAGCATGATGGTGCAAACTAGCGTGCAGGTGCAAGGGCGAATGCACGTGCATAAGCGGTGTGCAGACGCTACCGTTATCCATGATCCGGTAATTCGGCAGCAAAGGGGATCTCGATGCGGCCCCAAGGTCAAAGGTTGATCTAAAGGGTGCGCGAAGTGACAAACTGGTAGAACAGGAAACATCAAGGAGCAGTACGTGTCGATGGATCCGCCGGGAACCGGTTCCACCGTTCGGCGCATCATGCTCGGCGCCAGCCTGCGGCGCCTGCGTGAGCAGAAAGGGCTCAGCAGGGAGGCGGCGGGGTTCCACATCCGCGCCTCGGAGTCCAAGATCAGCCGAATGGAGCTGGGACGCGTCGGTTTCAAGACACGCGACGTGGAAGACCTGCTCACCCTCTACGGCGTGGTGGACGACGCCGAGCGACGCGGCCTGCTGGAGATGGTGCGCGAGGCGAACACGCCCGGGTGGTGGCACAAGTACGGAGACGTCCTGCCGAGCTGGTTCACCACCTACATCGGCCTGGAGGAGGCCGCCAGTGTGATCCGCACCTACGAGGTGCAGTTCATACCCGGTCTGCTGCAGACCGCCTCCTACGCGCGCACCGTCATCGAGCTGGGCCACCCGGAGGCGTCGCAGGAGGAGATCGAACGCCGCGTGCATCTGCGCATGCAGCGGCAGGAGCGGCTGACCAAGAAGGACGGCCTGCGGCTGTGGGCCGTCATCGACGAGGCGGCGCTCCGCCGGCCCATCGGCGGGCCGGAGATCATGCGTGAGCAGCTTCAGCACCTCCTGGAGGTGGCCGCCCTGCCCAACATCACCATCCAGGTGATGCCGTTCAAATTCGGTATGCACGCCGCCGAGGGTGGCGCCTTCAGTATCCTGCGATTCCCCGAACCCGACCTTTCGGATGTCGTTTACGTCGAGCAGCTCTGGGGTGCCCTGTACCTGGACAAGCGTGAGGACGTCGATCCCTACCTCACGGCCATGGAGCAGCTGTGCGTGGAGAGCACCACGCCGGGGGGCACCGCCGAGCTGATCGGCGACCTTCTAGAGAGATATAGATGAACACCTACAACGGCATGCCGGCCCGAGAACTGACCGACGTTCAGTGGCGTAAGAGCCGACGCAGCAACTCCACGGGCAACTGCGTCGAGCTCGCCGAGCTGCCCGACGGCAGCATCGCCGTGCGCAACTCGCGCTATCCCGACGGCCCCGCCCTCATCTATACGCGCGAGGAGATGCGGGCGCTGGTGCTCGGGGTGAAGGACGGCGAGTTCGACAGCCTCCTCGTCTGAGCCGCCGGTACGGCGTCACGCCGCAGGGCGTGACGCGCATTTAACACCCGGCGCGTCCTCGTCACGCCCGCGCGCCCGGTGCGTAACGAGCCGGTCCCATCCCTCCGGCAGATTCGGATCCGCAGTCGCGGTTCGGTACGCCAGGGGGGCTGGACCATGCTCGATCAGATCGTTCTGTACCCGGTCGCGGACGACGAGCTGTTCGCGCCGGGCGGCAGGGTGGTGATCCGTACGTACGGCTTCGCCAAGGCCGCACCGGGAGGGGACCACCCCGTCGCCTACCGCACGTGGGTCACGGGGATGCGCGACCAGCCGTACTACTGGCGGTGGAGCCATTACGAGGAGGCGCGCGCCGGTCACCGCCGGGTGCTGGAATGGCTGACCGGAAGGGGACCGGAGCCGGTCTCGGCGGCCCGGCAGCCGTCGGCCCGGGCCGCGGGGGCGGCGCCGGTCACCCCGGCGTGATCGCCGAGTTCCAGTGCCGGATGACCGGCTCGCCGTGCTCGAAGCCGAGCGCGCTGTAGGTGCCGGTGTCCAGGCGGAAGAGCCGGCCGCCAGACGCGGGCAGGCCGAGCCAGCGGGCCGCCAGCACGCGCAGGACGTGACCGTGCGCGACCAGGGCCACGTCGCCGCCTGCCGCGCGGGCCCGCGCGATGACCTTGTCGGCGCGCGCGCCGACCCGGTCCACCGTCTCGCCGGGATGCTCGGCGTCGCCCGGTGGCACGCCGTCCCGCCACAGGTACCAGCCTGGGCGGGTGCGCCGGATGTCCGGTGTTGACACACCCTCGTACGCGCCGTAGTCCCACTCCCA
It contains:
- a CDS encoding histidine phosphatase family protein; protein product: MDEMLLLRHGETAWSRAGRHTGRTDVPLTARGEEQARALAPLCRSRAFSLILVSPATRARRTAELAGFTGYEIEPDLWEWDYGAYEGVSTPDIRRTRPGWYLWRDGVPPGDAEHPGETVDRVGARADKVIARARAAGGDVALVAHGHVLRVLAARWLGLPASGGRLFRLDTGTYSALGFEHGEPVIRHWNSAITPG
- a CDS encoding ATP-binding protein encodes the protein MQSANAGAVLTHAQWTTLDWRPPVGWWPDAARDLLTGLSDPVDLASATYVLSPRPDSIQRSRAFAAGTLAGWGLSELRENVELVVSELATNALRHGLRLADRRPHASVRLSLIRRGHMVACAIADPGSAAPVLRHPGPLEPGGLGLHIVQSLSERWGWAPLAPYGKIVWAVIAA
- a CDS encoding helix-turn-helix domain-containing protein; the encoded protein is MLGASLRRLREQKGLSREAAGFHIRASESKISRMELGRVGFKTRDVEDLLTLYGVVDDAERRGLLEMVREANTPGWWHKYGDVLPSWFTTYIGLEEAASVIRTYEVQFIPGLLQTASYARTVIELGHPEASQEEIERRVHLRMQRQERLTKKDGLRLWAVIDEAALRRPIGGPEIMREQLQHLLEVAALPNITIQVMPFKFGMHAAEGGAFSILRFPEPDLSDVVYVEQLWGALYLDKREDVDPYLTAMEQLCVESTTPGGTAELIGDLLERYR
- a CDS encoding helicase-associated domain-containing protein yields the protein MDDHLLGWLKSLDEDRLARVLANRPDAIAAPWPRRLDTLAQRLGDSTAAVDALHNLPLPCLELAQACLVLGSEATPGALAALLDAPADDVHHWLDELYDHALAWPDPTGRIHLAGAVARRWPTPCGLGKPLAHYLNSWTISVDALRSLGKVLGLPAHGPKQQIAARVGEVLVDPARIAALLDDAPDGTRRLLEEFAWEGPVRDVVGDRFVEQGTPEKWASDHGLLFRTAWNVAEMPREVALAIRGPDYHPPFTTRPPELATLPVDPEEIDHLMALAAPHVVERCAALLENTAKSPLPLLKSGGVGVREARRIAKETGCDEDETRLLLEVCAVARLLAWDEPVGGLVPTDRFDHWRLDDGAARLRVLLAAWWRMERSSLRRVDGKYVTVLGDDPSGPAIARIRRAILSVLARLPDSTAYADRAGLLQHVHWHAPLLDQELLAEVAPAVLEEARLLGLIAHDAITDLGRALAALADVAGRENDDAVPAVEHDPVLTECATRALASVRRSALFGADLTAVVTGPPSAELAEVLDRAADRESRGAASASVWRFTPQSVRRALDAGYTPEQLLEDLERVGTVPQPLSYLIKDVARRHGEVTVTSAACIVQASDPALLAEIAANRRLARLNLRLLAPTVLASSVPADKTLAALRESGYAPVLVEEAGEITIRRTKVEEPQGGRLILLPGGQVAELEAPPYPLPEPPPDPREHARRLLATRDAAHRQEGRTWAIIGRTATRLSTAQQSLLGFVVDRGVRAAITLVDGVTATVSHGELRGTTLDAWCEEAGDYLEFPLADIVEVHPAHDRA
- a CDS encoding DUF397 domain-containing protein: MNTYNGMPARELTDVQWRKSRRSNSTGNCVELAELPDGSIAVRNSRYPDGPALIYTREEMRALVLGVKDGEFDSLLV